The genomic region AAAGGCAGGTGGCACCACAGAGTCAGGAGGGCCTGGAGGGTTCCAGGCTTCTGACCAGGCAGAGCTGAGCAGTCAGGGCCAGCTCAAGAGCTCCAGGGCTGGACTAAATCTCCCTCCATAATCCTTCCCCACCCTGTGGGTGTCGGCCACATCCTCTCTACCTGCTCATTCATAAGGATCTTTTTGCTCCTAGGTTCCTGGAGAAGAGCCAGAATGGAGAGGATAtgatccccccacctcccactgcccTGAATAGGCCCCTGACCTCCCTACACAGGCCCCACAGGCACATTCACACACAGTTTGACCCACCAGAGTGCTCAGAGCATCCTGCTCATCCTCCGCTGTCAACTTCTCATCAACACAGCTCTTCAGGGTATCGGCAGTTTCCAGTACCTCAGAGTTTTGGTTATACTTTTCAACTTGTTCAATATAGGCCTCATGGCTTCCTGATATGAACAGGTTAACAGTGTCCCTCAAGGCTGGGCAGATGTCATCACACTCTGAAACAGAAAGATAAGGGGACACTCCCTGTAAGGCACTCATCAGAACACCCTATTCCCTTCCTgctcccaagtggctcagtcctgCCATGGGGAGGTGTCAGAACCCTTGGGGAGCCCAGGTCGCAGCCACTCACTTCCACCCCCAATGAAGAGCAAGGCAGCGCAGAGCAGCAGGAGAGCTCCAGCCCACGTCATGGTGCCAGTGGCAGGTGCTCCTTACTCACCTGGAGCCCTTTTATGCCTGTGCTTGTCCTCACCCCAGGGGACTGTGTCGCATGCTTCCTTTTTTAAGGAGATTCTGCCAGGCCACAGTGTGAAGGTACCCGGGCCTGCACAGGAGGAGCTGTGTGTGTTGGCAAGATGCTAGTCCTTGAGTCCACAGAGGGCACTGGCTCAGCTTCCTGCCCCCTggaggactctgtgggaggggcaGCTGACTCAGGAAGCTTAACAACTGAAAATCCCCAGGGTGACCAAAAAGGACAAAAATGCTCCCTATCATGCCTCCTGAATGATAGCCAGTGGGAGCCTGTTAGAacatgtgaccttgaacaaagtTTGATGTGGACTCATGGGTTTTTGGGAAGCTCGTGCTTAGGAATGGTCTCACAGGGAGTAAGTGCCAGGCAGGCCAGAGAATGAGCCCTGAGTCCCTTGCCAGGCTCTCTGGTGGCTCCCACTCTGCTGTTATCACTGTGCTTGATCTCGTCAGTAGCCTCTGTTGGACCACTTTTTCAAATCAGTTATAGAGCCCTGAAATCTCTTGTATGCTCTGCCCCAGAAGTTTCTAGTTGTCTCTTGACCTAGACCTGCCACCTGGTGACTTTGATAGTACCTTGTTCTACACAGGAATATTTTCTGcagcctcttcttcttctttttaattaaactttttttttgtattagaaTATAGCCAGGCATTTAAAcattgagtaaattccacaaaacaacttctgaatgccggcagaggacatcaggcacccataaaagcaacccaactcttcgaaaggaggtaggaaaaaatataaaagacaaaaaaagagacaaaagagggagggacagagttccgtcccaggaagggagtcttaaaaagagagaagtttccaaataccaggaaaccttaccactgccgaatctgtgccgagctttggaagcacagagggcaacataacagggagaaaaaaataaataaacaattaaaactcgcagattgcgagtcctatggtaactcccccagcggagaagcagcacagatgcctgcacacgccattagcaagtgggggctgggcagggaggcacggcgtgggctgcgtcgcttagagtaagaatctggcctaaatgccctgagcgctatctgagcaaaatattttgggctagcaaaccagactgtgggatatctaccatgcaaaaagccagccctaacctaaaacactgccaggcccgcgcatggaacaaaggactgaacagagatagccggctgcagaccttctccctccagtgacaggcagccagagccagaagggggcaatcgcagccccagagagacattatctgtaaaactgtaagcaggcttctttgctaactaaaacttcttgggggtctggacggtcaacgtttgcctgagaaggtgcgccggttttacacccagataaccgagtggcggggaggcgataagtcgcagcattggtgctcgccaaacacctcatcacctgagctgctcggacctgggaagagcacaaaacgcaggcccaactgaggctgcgcctctgaggactacccgagtgcctgaacctgagcggcttggacctgggaggtgcatgctgcccagggccggcctcggattgttcccagcggaacaacctagagcctgagcagtgtgggcagggaggctacaggctccatgagcaggggcagacccagtgtggctgaggcactgcgagcacactccaatgttatttgtttgcagcatccctccctccctccccacagcgcgactgaacaagtgagcctaaaaaaaaaaaaaaaaaaaaaagtgtcctccaccgtcccctttgtgtcagggcggaaatcagacactgaagagaccagcaaacagaagaagctataacagagggaaatgccttgaaagctacaggcaatagattaaaaccctgtggttactacggactacttaggaaggggcctatagatcttgagaaatataagtcggaccaaggaactagccaaaaatgaactgaacccacaatactcacaacaaaaccagagaaagtcctagatatatttttactatttttacgatcattcttactttttttttaattaaaaaaaaatttttttaagtcctctattgttcctttaattttcacttttataacctattactttgcaaaaaggaaaaaaaaaagaccctatttttttcttcttcagcaaacttcatgtatatatattttataattttttgaccttgtttttttcttttcttttcttttctttaacattatagttttgaaattccaaactctactctagatttttaattttagctttttggtatatgttatcaattttgtacctatagttttttttaataatttatgtgactttttttccccctctgtttctttctcgtcttcttttatataacattctatatctgaaattccaaactctactctagatttttagtttatgctttttggtatttgatatcaattttgtacctgtattttctttataatttttgtgacattgtttgtttttgtttgtttgtttgttttctctctttattcttcttcttctttttttattttttaacattgtatttttgaaatttcaaactctactctagatttttaatttttgctttttggtattagttatcaattttgtacctgtattttccttataatttttgcaatcttgtttggtttttctttgttcgttttttctctctttcttttccttcttcttttctttaacatcgtatttttgaaattccaaactctactctagatttttaatttttgctttttggtattagttatcaattttgtacctgtattttctttataattttcgcgaccttgtttgtttttctttgtttgtttttttctctctttcttttccttcttcttttctttaacattgtatttttgaaattccaaactctactctagatttttaatttttgattttatgtatttgttaccaattttgtacctttaagaacctaatcttcaggacccatttttcactagggagcgagattactggcttgactgctctctctccctttggactcccCTTTTTCTCCACcgggtcgcctgtgtctcctccctaacccctctctactctacccaactctgtgaatttctgtgtgttccagatggtggagaacacttagggaactgattactggctggatctgtctccctccttttcattacccccttttatccttctggccacctctgtctccttcctccttctcttctctgtataactccatgaacatctctgagcggtccagttgtggagtgcacataaggaagtgactactggctagcccactgtctccactattgattccacctcatctcatttgggtcacctctaactccctcctccctcttctcttctccatataacgctgtgaacctctctgagtgaccctcacagtagagaaacttttcatctttaacgtagatgttttaacaatggtgctgtatagaaggagaagttttgaaactactgtaaaaataagaccgataactggaagcaggaggcttaagtccaaaccctgacaccagggaactcctgactccaaggaacattaattgacaggagttcatgaaacgcctccatactgacactgaaaccaagcaccacacaagggccaacaagttccagggaaagacataccaagcaaattctccagcaacaaaggaacacagccctgagcttcaagatacaggctgcccaaagtcaccccaaaaccatggacttctcataactcattactggacatttcattgcactccagagagaagaaatacagctccacccaccagaacactgacacaagcttccctaaccaggaaaccttgacaagccacctgtacaaacccacacacagcgaggaaacgccacaataaagagaactccacaaactgccagaatacagaaaggacaccccaaactcagcaatttaaacaagatgaagagacagaggaatacccagcagataaaggaacaggataaatgcccaccaaaccaaacaaaagaggaagagatagggaatctacctgataaagaattccgaataatgatagtgaaattgatccaaagtcttgaaatcaaaatggaatcacagataaatagcctggagacaaggattgagaagatgcaagaaaggtttaacaaggacctggaagaaataaaaaagagtcaatatataatgaataatgcaataaatgaaataaaacacactctggaggcaacaaatagtagaataacagaggcagaagataagattagtgaattagaagatagaatggtagaaataaatgaatcagagaggataaaagaaaaatgaattaaaagaaatgaggacaatctcagagacctccaggacaatattaaatgctacaacattcgaatcataggggtcccagaagaagaagacaaaaagaaagaccatgagaaaatacttgaggagataatagttgaaaacttccctaaaatggggaaggaaataatcactcaagtccaagaaacccagagagtcccaaacaggataaacccaaggcgaaacaccccaagacacatattaatcaaattaacaaagctcaaacacaaagaacaaatattaaaagcagcaagggaaaaacaacaaataacacacaagggaatacccgtAAGGAaagcagctgatctttcaatagaaactcttcaagccaggaaagaatggcaagacatacttaaagtgatgaaagaaaataacctacagcccagattattgtacccagcaaggatctcattcaagtatgaaggagaaatcaaaagcttttcagacaagcaaaagctgagagaattctgcaccaccaaatcaactctccaacaaatacttaaggatattctctagacaggaaacacaaaaacggtgtataaattcgaacccaaaacaataaagtaaatgacaacgggatcatacttatcagtaattaccttaaacgtaaatgggttgaatgccccaaccaaaagacaaagactggctgaatggatacaaaaacaagacccctacatatgttgtctacaagagacccacctcaaaacaggggacacatacagactgaaagtgaagggctagaaaaagattttccatgcaaatagggaccaaaagaaagcaggagtagcaatactcatatcagataaaatagactttaaaacaaagactgtgaaaagagacaacgaaggtcactacataatgatcaaaggatcagtccaagaagaagatataacaattataaatatatatgcacccaacacgggagcaccgcagtatgtaagaccaatgctaacaagtatgaaaggagaaattaacaataacacaataatagtgggagacgttaataccccactcacacctatggatagatcaactaaacagaaaattaacaaggaaacacaaactttaaacgatacaatagacgagttagacctaattgatatctataggacatttcatcccaaaacaatgaatttttctcaagcgcacatggaaccttctccaggatagatcacatcctgggccataaagctagccttggtaaattcaaaaaaatggaaatcattccaagcatcttttctgaccacaatgcagtaagattagatctcaattacaggagaaaaactattaaaaattccaacatatggaggctgaacaacacgctgctgaataaccaacaaatcacataagaaatcaaaaaagaaataaaaatttgcatagaaacgaatgaaaatgaaaacacaacaacccaaaacctgtgggacaaggtaaaagcagtcctaaggggaaagttcatagcaatacaggcacacctcaagaaacaagaaaaaagtcaaataaataacctaactctacacctaaagcaactagaaaaggaagaaatgaagaaccccagtgttagtagaagggaagaaatcttaaaacttagagcagaaataaatgcaaaagaaacaaaagagacgatagcaaaaatcaacaaaagcaaaagctggttctttgaaaggataaataaaattgacaaaccattagccaaactcatcaagaaacaaagggagaaaaatcaaatcaataaaattagaaatgaaaatggagagatcacaacagacaacacagaaatacaaaggatcataagagactactatcaacaattatatgccaataagatggacaacgtggaagaaatggacaaattcttagaaaagtacaactttccaaaactcgaccaggaagaaatagaaaatcttaacagacccatcacaagcacggaaattgaaactgtaataaaaaatcttccagcaaacaaaagcccaggtccagacggcttcacagctgaattctacaaaaaatttagagaagagctaacacctacactgctcaaactcttccagaaaattgcagaggaaggtaaacttccaaactcattctatgaggccaccatcaccctaataccaaaacctgacaaagatcccacaaaaaaagaaaactgcaggccaatatcactgatgaacatagatgcaaaaatctttaacaaaattctagcaatcagaatccaacaacacattaaaaagatcatacaccatgaccaagtgggctttatcccagggatgcaaggattcttcaatatccgcaaatgaatcaatgtaatacaccacattaacaaattgaaaaacaaaaaccatctgattatctcaatagatgcagagaaagcctttgacaaaattcaacatccatttatgataaaaactctccagaaagcaggaatagaaggaacatacctcaacataataaaagctatatatgacaaacccacagcaaacattatcctcaatggtaaaaaattgaaagcatttcctctaaagtcaggaacaagacaagggtacccactttcaccactactattcaacatagttttggaagttttggccacagcaatcaaagcagaaaaagaaataaaagaaatacaaactggaaaagaagaagtaaaactctcactatttgcagatgacatgatcctctacatagaaaaccctaaagactccaccagaaaattactagaactaatcaatgactatagtaaagttgcaggatataaaatcaacacacagaaatcccttgcattcctatacactaataatgagaaaacagaaagagaaattaaggaaacaattccattcaccattgcaatggaaagaataaaatacttaggaatatatctacctaaagaaactaaagacctatatatagaaaactacaaaacactgatgaaagaaatcaaagaggacactaatagatggagaaatataccatgttcacggattggaagaatcaatatagtgaaaatgagtatactacccaaaaccatttatagattcaatgcaatgcctatcaagctaccaacagtattcttcacagagctagaacaaataatttcacaatttgtatggaaatacaaaaaacctcgaatagccaaagcaatcttgagaaagaagaatggaactggaggaatcaacctacctgacttcaggctctattacaaagccacagttatcaagacagcatggtactggcacaaagacagaaatatagatcaatggaacaaaatagaaagctcagagataaatccacacacatatggacaccttatctttgacaaaggaggcaagaatatacaatggattaaagacactctctttaacaagtggagCTGAGAAatctggtcagccacttgtaaaagaacgaaactagaacactttctaacaccatacacaaaaataaactcaaaatggattaaagatctaaacgtaagaccagaaactataaaactcctagaggagaacataggcaaaacagtctctgacatatatcacagcaggatcctctatgacccacctcccagaatattggaaataaaagcaaaaataaacaaataggacctaattaaccttaaaagcttctgcacatcaaaggaaactattagcaaggttaaaagacagccttcagaatgggagaaaataatagcaaatgaagcaactgacaaacagctaatctcaaaaatatacaagcaactcctacagctcaactccagaaaaataaatgacccaatcaaaaaatgggacaaagaactaaatagacatttctccaaagaagacatacagatggctaacaaacacatgaaaagatgctcaacatcactcattatcagagaaatgcaaatcaaaaccacaatgaggtaccatttcacaccagtcagaatggctgcgatccaaaagtctacaagtaataaatgctggagagggtgtggagaaaagggaaccctcttacactgttggtgggaatgcaaactagtacagccactatggagaacagtgtggagattccttaaaaaactggaaatagaactgccttatgatccagcaatcccactgctgggcatacacactgaggaaaccagaagggaaagagacacgtgtaccccaatgttcatcgcagcactgtttataatagccaggacatggaagcaacctagatgtccatcagcagatgaatggataagaaagctatggtacatatacacaatggagtattactcagccattaaaaagaatacatttgaatcagttctaatgaggtggatgaaactggagcctattatacagagtgaagtaagccagaaagaaaaacaccaatacagtatactaacgcatatatatggaattcagaaagatggtaacaataaccctgtgtacgagacagcaaaagagacactgatgtatagaacagtcttatggactctgtgggagagggagagggtgggaagatttgggagaatggcattgacacatgtaaaatatcatgtatgaaacgagttgccagtccaggtttgatgcacgatactggatgcttggggctagtgcactgggaccacccagagggatggtatggggagggaggagggaggagggttcagggtggggaacacatgtatacctgtggcggattcattttgatatttggcaaaattatacaattatgtaaagttttaaaaataaaattaaaaaaagaattatagccAGTTAAGAATGTTATGACATTTCCAGGTAGACAATGAAGGGACTCTTCCATATGTGTGCACATTATCCATTCTTTCCTCTAGTCCCCTCTCATctagtagagttccctgggctctaCAGTTATCCTTGAGGTTATCTATttatttacaatttatttattttaaattgaagaataaatgctttccagtgttgtgtcagtttctaccGTACATCTAAATGAATCAGTCagaggtatacacatgtcccctccctcttgtaccTCTGTCCTACTTCCCAAACCATCCCATCCCTGTAGGTTTCACGAGCACCAGGCTGAACTACCTGCTCTATGCaacaacttcccattagctatttcTTTTACACATGATAAAGTATGTacttccatgctgctctctcaattcatcctgccctctccttccccactgtgtctaTAAGCCTGTTGTGTATGTCcacatctctgttcctgcccagCATATAGGTtcgtcagtaccatttttctagatttcatatatatgcattaatacacaacATTTGGTTTTgactttctgacttatttcactctgtataataggctctagttacACCTGCCTAATTAAAACTAACTCTAATGTGTTCCTTAATATGGGTTcccagtattccattgtatatgggTACtaccatttctttatccattgatctgtcgatggacatctaagttgcttctctgtcctagctattgtgaatagtgctgcaatgaacactggggtacatgtgtctttttcaactataatttccttagtgtatatgcccagtagtgggattgttgggtcataggatagttttatttctagttttttaaggaatgtccacagTGGCTATgtcaatttaccttcccaccaacagtgctagagggttcacttttctccacatcctctccaacatttattgtttgtagatttattgatgatgtccattctgattgatgtgaggtgatacctcattgtagttttgatttgcattcctctaataataagcaaggttgagcattctttcatGTGTTGATTAGCCATTAggatgccttctttggagaaatatctgtttaggtcttctgcccattaaaatttttttttctcctgacattgagctgcatgagttgcttgtatattttggagattaatacttagtcatttgcttcatttgcaattattttgtcCCATTCAGAGTGCTGTCCTTTCATCTTGTTTGTGGTTTATTTTGCTGTGCAAGAGCTCTTAAGTTTGATTCATTCTCattcacttatttttgtttttatttccattactctaggacgtgggtcatagaggatctttttgtgatttactttaaaaagtgttctgcctgtgttttccttgaAGACTTTTGTaattctgatcttacatttaggttttcaatccattttgagtttatctttgtgtgtggtgctAGGCAGTGTTCTAATTGCATTTTCTGTAATACATGTAGCTGTCAAGTTTCCCTAACATCAATCttaaaaagactgtcttttctccattgtaactTCCctcataggtcagttggtaaagaatccacctgcaatgcacaagaccccagtttgatacctgggttgggaagatctgctgaagaatggataggctacccagtccagtattcttgggctttccttgtggctcagctggtaaagaacctgctgcattgtgggagacctgggttcaacccctgggttgggaagaccccgtggagaagggacaggctacaggctacccactccagtattctggcctggagaattccatgtactgtatagtgcatggggttgcaaagtcttgcacatgactgagcaacgttcACGTTCACATAGTCTTGCCTCCCTTGTTAAAGATAAAATgccataggtgtgtgtgtgtgtttttctggttttctatcttgttccattagtctatgtttctgtttttctgcctgttccatactgtcttgatgagtgtagctttgtagtatactctGAAATCaagaagattgattcctccagctccattcttcttttgcaAGATCACTTTACCTATAAGGGGtctttgtgtttctatatgaattgtgaaattttttgttctaattgtgtgaaaaataccattggtaatttgatatagCTTGCAttgagtagtatagtcattttcacattaATGATTCTTCCcttccaagaacatggtatatctttccatctgtttatgtcatctttaatttctttcatcaatgtcttgtAGATTTCTGtatacagctcttttgtctccttaggtaggtttattgctaggtactttattctttttatgtcaatggtgaatggaattgattccttaatttatctttctgaatattcattcttAGTGTATAGGATTCCTTTAtatgactataaaaataaatttactgtttaggtctagtaattttttgatagtatctttaatgttttatatgtataatacCATGTCAGCTGCAAACAGTGAgtatttttttcaagtaattcctttatatgaagataaaaatacaagTAATTCCTTcctatgattataaaaataaattcactgtttaggtctagtaattttttgataGTATCTTTAATGTTtgctatgtataatatcatgtcagctgcaaacagtgagttttacttcttcctttccagtgtgTGTtcctgtatttctctttcttctctgattgccatggctaggacttctaaaactatgctgaatagtagtggtcagagtgggcacccttgtcttgttcctgatcttgaaGGAAGTGCTTTctgcttttcaccattgagaacaaTGTTTCCTGTGGGATTATGGTACATGAGTTTTATTAGGTTcaggtagattccttctatgccAATTTTCTTGAGAATTTCTATCATAaaagggtgctgaattttgttggACGTTTTGTTGCCTTTATGGAAATTATCATTaatctttatgttttaatttgttaatatgatgcatcacattgattgatttgcatatattcaaGAATCTTTGCATCGCTTGAAATTACCTGACTTGATCATGGCATATGATCCTTATCTATTTTCAATATCACGGTGTGTACATGAGCATCCCAAACTCCATAACTGTCCCTATCCtcatccttccctttctttttttaaaatttatttacttgaatTGGAGGTTAatcactttacaaaattgtagtGGTTTTGCTATACAccgacacgaatcagccatgggtgtacatgtgttccccatccagaaccccctcccacctccctccccatcccatccgtctggatcatcccagtgcaccagccccgagcaccctgtctcatgcactgaacctggactggcaatctgtttcacatacaataatatacatgtttcaatgctattctctcaaatcatcccaccctcgccttctcccacagagtccaaaagactgttctatgcatctatgtctcttttgctgtctcgcatataggattatcgttaccatctttctaaattccatagatatgcgttcagttcagttcacttcagtcactcagtcatgtctgactctttgtgaccccatgaataggagcatgccaggctttcctgtccatcaccaactcccgaagttcacccaaacccatgtccattgagtcggtgatgccattcagccatctcattctccgtcgtccccttcttctacccccaatcactcccagcatcagagtcttttctaatgagtcaagtctttgcatgaggtggccaaagtactggagtttcagctttagcatcattccttccaaagaacactcaggactgatctccttcagaatggactggttgg from Bubalus bubalis isolate 160015118507 breed Murrah chromosome 18, NDDB_SH_1, whole genome shotgun sequence harbors:
- the LOC123330452 gene encoding major allergen I polypeptide chain 1-like; this encodes MTWAGALLLLCAALLFIGGGKCDDICPALRDTVNLFISGSHEAYIEQVEKYNQNSEVLETADTLKSCVDEKLTAEDEQDALSTLNKIYSSSLC